The following coding sequences are from one Leptospira mayottensis 200901116 window:
- a CDS encoding LIC11270 family surface protein, with amino-acid sequence MKRSYFSFLPTLSVFLMFFCKVGDWHGKGSKYPVISTLFNQRMLLLVKGTYATDNPIGFEGYSGGTGQLYQDTNGEEGLDPAFGLAGVPLAQNLPIFIDIGEIRMSTKYQEGTFDLSLIKNVKDTKKFWDEVAPNRQVFCTIPYTTNSNSCRLNDGEIKAIQFFNGEGVAYPSNDPTSVTDWGAFGNGPVQFYYTGLYLRSLVTAWATEPGLTFSNLTLFDNYRVPGINIVPRLSYKPGADSTTKTMYPPLVFPILYKVENGDQDMLVYPGFDPYILEVRMNLKENLMIHSYVSSIGGIRTLVGISDWKPDSNHKGESDMGGNLLIRSRIIRPEIASSLTVLGGTASTTHYYGVYRLAETDINTRLPLIASPVQGASTKMKYIHPGEYRLLCIGDLARVDGYPETVVRETVFTVPENAPRSEVQVNLSCP; translated from the coding sequence ATGAAACGATCCTATTTCTCATTCCTTCCTACACTTTCCGTTTTTTTAATGTTCTTCTGTAAAGTCGGTGACTGGCACGGAAAAGGTTCTAAATATCCGGTAATCAGTACTCTCTTCAACCAGAGAATGTTGTTGCTCGTTAAAGGAACTTATGCCACCGATAACCCGATCGGATTTGAAGGCTATTCCGGAGGAACCGGACAACTCTACCAAGATACAAACGGAGAAGAAGGCCTTGATCCTGCCTTCGGTTTAGCCGGAGTGCCCTTAGCCCAAAACCTACCTATCTTTATAGACATCGGAGAAATCCGTATGTCGACGAAATATCAAGAAGGCACTTTCGATCTGAGTTTGATTAAAAACGTAAAAGATACAAAGAAATTTTGGGACGAGGTCGCTCCGAACCGACAGGTTTTTTGCACGATTCCGTACACTACCAATTCGAATTCCTGTCGTTTAAACGACGGAGAAATCAAAGCGATTCAATTTTTCAATGGAGAAGGAGTCGCCTACCCGTCAAATGATCCAACTTCCGTTACAGACTGGGGCGCATTTGGAAACGGCCCAGTTCAATTCTATTATACCGGTTTGTATCTGAGATCTTTGGTAACCGCCTGGGCGACGGAGCCCGGGCTTACGTTTTCCAATCTTACTCTATTCGACAACTACAGAGTTCCCGGAATCAATATCGTTCCTAGATTGAGCTATAAACCGGGAGCTGATTCTACAACGAAAACAATGTATCCACCTCTGGTGTTTCCAATACTCTACAAAGTGGAAAATGGAGACCAGGATATGCTCGTGTATCCCGGCTTCGATCCTTATATCCTAGAAGTAAGAATGAATCTGAAAGAAAACCTAATGATACATTCTTACGTTTCGAGCATAGGGGGAATAAGAACCTTAGTGGGTATCAGTGATTGGAAACCCGACAGCAACCATAAAGGAGAATCCGATATGGGAGGCAACCTTCTGATTCGTTCACGCATTATTCGCCCTGAAATCGCCTCCAGCTTGACGGTGTTAGGCGGAACAGCTTCCACAACCCACTACTACGGGGTATATCGTCTTGCCGAAACGGATATCAATACAAGACTCCCTCTGATCGCTTCTCCCGTCCAAGGCGCATCTACAAAGATGAAGTATATTCATCCCGGAGAATATAGGCTTCTTTGTATCGGAGATCTTGCCAGAGTGGATGGTTATCCGGAAACCGTGGTGAGAGAAACCGTCTTTACAGTTCCGGAAAACGCACCTCGTTCCGAAGTTCAAGTCAACCTAAGTTGTCCATAA
- a CDS encoding LA_2478/LA_2722/LA_4182 family protein translates to MRGIFKGILGFILTGFLMVQCEKKSPSPSVSAETYKRVAEAYCSQMSRCKEPYLSSLEGKLRKDAALTYPDNAQCYSDFNYDYDKSEPIVLKKLSDSLKLEAELCIKSVERADCGSIVTYQIPECVEYNTFLETISTSSTK, encoded by the coding sequence ATGCGCGGCATTTTTAAGGGAATATTGGGATTCATACTCACAGGATTCCTTATGGTTCAGTGCGAAAAAAAAAGCCCTTCTCCGTCCGTTTCCGCGGAAACGTACAAAAGAGTTGCCGAAGCATATTGCTCTCAGATGAGTCGTTGTAAAGAACCCTATCTTTCTTCTCTTGAAGGAAAACTCAGAAAAGACGCCGCTCTAACTTACCCTGATAATGCGCAATGTTACAGCGATTTTAATTACGATTACGATAAGTCTGAGCCGATTGTTTTGAAAAAACTCAGCGATAGTTTGAAGTTAGAGGCGGAACTTTGTATTAAAAGTGTGGAACGTGCAGATTGCGGTTCTATCGTAACCTATCAAATTCCGGAATGTGTGGAGTACAATACTTTTTTAGAAACGATTTCCACTTCTTCTACAAAGTAA
- a CDS encoding acetyl-CoA carboxylase biotin carboxyl carrier protein subunit: MIEENFRFKHREEEIPVRVRSGSPGDMSVSILLDGVVRDFRISRNFQSEGNRLFSGPGNHWRILRKGNQIFIHYKGWNTKVVLSNREIHLEEEGSSGLIKSPMPGKVIRILVSPGVSVKKGAMLAIVEAMKMENNILSPGEGTVDEVSVGEGSMVSQDDVILKLNLDGLS; encoded by the coding sequence GTGATCGAAGAAAATTTTCGATTTAAACATAGGGAAGAAGAAATTCCAGTTCGAGTTCGTTCTGGTTCACCGGGGGATATGTCCGTATCGATCCTGTTAGACGGAGTCGTTCGCGACTTTCGGATTTCCAGAAATTTTCAGAGCGAAGGAAACAGACTTTTTTCAGGGCCCGGAAATCATTGGAGAATTCTCCGCAAAGGAAATCAAATTTTTATCCACTACAAGGGTTGGAACACGAAGGTGGTTTTATCTAACCGAGAAATCCATCTCGAAGAAGAAGGAAGCAGCGGTTTGATCAAAAGCCCGATGCCCGGTAAGGTTATTCGGATTCTCGTGTCACCGGGTGTCTCGGTTAAAAAGGGAGCGATGCTTGCGATTGTGGAAGCGATGAAAATGGAAAACAACATCCTTTCTCCGGGAGAAGGAACCGTTGATGAGGTTTCCGTGGGGGAGGGAAGTATGGTTTCCCAAGACGACGTGATTTTGAAGTTGAATCTGGACGGATTGAGCTGA
- a CDS encoding DUF2225 domain-containing protein produces MTASALAQGKKISFRAKEDTVCPICNEVHQKENMFQGGGRLIAGKLTIELRRLYEKNKKFGRVSPNDYVISVCPRCLYSSFSKDWSVLDGEESEKIRSQFETRRSNLEKILGPLDFYQDRNLVLGAASYLLAIECYQNRKVTVAPTPKKAVCAVRGAWYFDDLNNDFPNVGFDKVRDLLYQKSAGWYTETMEIMQSGSEPVDQASYLLGPDTDKNWAFDGVIYLSAYLTMKFKDELAPDPATKLNLLVRAKRTLSRLYGSGKGSKSKPSVIIDMAKELYDEYNKLIEEMGGEK; encoded by the coding sequence ATGACAGCTAGCGCTCTCGCACAAGGAAAAAAGATCTCATTTCGTGCAAAAGAAGATACGGTTTGTCCGATCTGCAACGAAGTCCATCAAAAGGAAAACATGTTCCAAGGCGGGGGACGTTTGATTGCCGGAAAACTTACCATAGAACTCAGAAGGCTCTATGAGAAGAATAAGAAGTTCGGTCGAGTAAGTCCCAACGATTATGTCATTAGCGTTTGTCCCCGTTGTCTTTATTCCTCATTTTCAAAAGACTGGTCCGTATTGGACGGGGAAGAGAGCGAAAAGATTCGTTCTCAATTCGAGACGAGACGTTCCAATTTGGAAAAAATTCTCGGCCCTCTTGACTTTTATCAAGACCGCAATTTAGTTCTCGGAGCTGCTTCTTATCTTCTTGCGATCGAATGCTATCAAAACCGAAAAGTTACCGTTGCCCCCACTCCCAAAAAAGCAGTCTGTGCTGTTCGAGGCGCTTGGTATTTCGACGATCTAAATAACGATTTCCCGAATGTGGGTTTTGACAAGGTTCGGGATCTTTTATACCAAAAATCCGCAGGTTGGTATACTGAAACGATGGAAATCATGCAAAGCGGATCGGAACCGGTAGACCAAGCGTCGTATCTTTTAGGTCCGGATACGGATAAGAATTGGGCCTTCGACGGAGTGATTTATCTTTCCGCCTACCTCACGATGAAATTTAAGGACGAACTTGCCCCAGACCCGGCGACCAAACTCAATCTCTTAGTAAGGGCAAAAAGAACCCTTTCCAGACTCTATGGTTCAGGCAAGGGATCCAAATCTAAGCCTTCCGTCATTATCGATATGGCAAAGGAACTCTACGACGAGTATAATAAGCTCATCGAGGAAATGGGAGGGGAAAAATAA
- a CDS encoding lysophospholipid acyltransferase family protein gives MNPLKFMESRLGRFPKSYRKIVLKTYLITLFLVFSFAFPCFVSGLFYALIGDQRRKNASFLKGSAVWGNTIRWMTKTRFFQIGEFQIPAQGHMIFSNHVNELDFPYDCLVINKPYLANQVIKKTLIAYWWMKAMGSQVFESTKAATIAVSVRNLLKGLSTTSFIVYPEGHNSYKEEIQPLQKGMIKLAWENKIPIVIVLKSGLTGYQILEKGFVVVYKQIGTYDPTKYSSWEEFKDFIYETMDREKKSLDAMLSSEVQKESVLVS, from the coding sequence ATGAACCCATTGAAATTTATGGAAAGTCGTTTGGGCCGCTTTCCGAAATCTTACCGTAAGATTGTGCTCAAAACGTATTTAATCACACTGTTTCTCGTATTCAGTTTTGCATTTCCCTGTTTTGTCTCGGGATTGTTTTATGCACTAATTGGAGACCAAAGAAGAAAGAATGCCTCTTTTTTAAAAGGGTCTGCCGTTTGGGGAAATACGATCCGGTGGATGACCAAAACCCGTTTTTTTCAAATTGGGGAATTTCAAATTCCTGCCCAAGGGCACATGATTTTTTCGAATCATGTCAACGAACTGGATTTTCCTTACGACTGTCTTGTGATCAACAAACCTTATCTTGCCAATCAAGTGATTAAAAAAACCTTAATCGCTTATTGGTGGATGAAGGCGATGGGTTCTCAAGTGTTCGAATCCACCAAGGCGGCGACGATTGCGGTTTCCGTAAGAAATTTGCTCAAGGGTTTGAGCACGACTTCGTTTATCGTATATCCGGAAGGTCATAATTCCTATAAGGAAGAAATTCAACCCTTACAAAAAGGAATGATTAAGCTCGCTTGGGAAAATAAAATTCCCATCGTGATCGTGCTCAAGTCTGGATTGACTGGTTATCAAATACTGGAAAAAGGTTTTGTGGTCGTATATAAGCAGATCGGAACCTATGATCCGACAAAGTATTCTTCCTGGGAGGAGTTTAAAGATTTCATTTATGAGACGATGGATCGCGAAAAGAAGTCACTTGACGCGATGCTTTCTTCCGAAGTCCAAAAGGAATCGGTACTTGTATCTTGA
- the truA gene encoding tRNA pseudouridine(38-40) synthase TruA: MNYALLVEYDGLCFNGFQTQKDLPSIQENLEKAAKVLLKEEIAITGAGRTDTGVHARGMVVNFKTVKTVQNFNKFLLSMNAITDSGLSILDMTEVEENFDSRFSCNSREYEYLILNTKYPRPIWKNRAFWYQHKIDVPRLETELELLKGEHDFRSLAKAASMKDRSTIRTILDTRLERSPEWEGLLKIKIRANGFLHNMIRILMGTLLEIANGKLKVPNILDILSSKDRTIAGITLPPYGLYFLRAYYDSNPEIDFMYSHRDFKN, encoded by the coding sequence ATAAACTACGCCCTCCTCGTCGAATACGACGGACTTTGCTTCAACGGTTTTCAAACTCAAAAAGACCTGCCCAGTATTCAGGAAAATCTCGAAAAGGCTGCAAAAGTTCTCCTTAAGGAAGAGATCGCGATTACGGGAGCCGGCAGAACAGATACAGGAGTTCATGCTCGGGGAATGGTAGTAAATTTTAAGACGGTCAAAACCGTACAGAATTTCAACAAGTTCCTTTTGAGTATGAATGCAATCACGGACTCGGGGCTTTCCATTTTGGACATGACGGAAGTGGAAGAAAATTTCGATTCCCGTTTTTCCTGCAACTCAAGAGAATATGAATATCTGATTCTCAATACGAAATACCCAAGGCCCATTTGGAAAAATCGAGCTTTCTGGTATCAACATAAGATTGACGTTCCACGCTTGGAAACCGAACTTGAATTACTAAAAGGAGAACACGATTTTCGTAGTTTGGCCAAGGCTGCGTCCATGAAAGATCGTTCCACGATTCGAACAATTTTAGATACAAGACTGGAACGGAGCCCCGAATGGGAAGGTCTTCTAAAAATAAAGATCCGGGCAAACGGCTTTCTTCACAATATGATTCGGATTCTTATGGGTACTCTTCTGGAAATCGCAAACGGTAAACTAAAAGTCCCGAACATTTTGGACATTCTATCCTCCAAAGACAGAACAATTGCGGGTATCACCCTTCCTCCCTACGGACTTTATTTCCTAAGAGCATATTACGATTCCAATCCTGAAATCGATTTTATGTATTCCCATCGGGATTTTAAAAATTAA
- a CDS encoding adenylate/guanylate cyclase domain-containing protein, translated as MFQNYLLRFLDPNLEKEFRSFLRDHVAVFVRIGAISAVIGYIAVFLLFYDILLIRDHRVLWILEGSVTFGLGLSLSTLKRFRSTMVPLSIIVNTIAGLVAVYVGFAFIRNQHAILLTILIIISYYAFLVLRIRTLLAFIGTSTYLAAYQYVLLMDESLDSQNKVIYSFLIWFSEFFAVIAGYTLELTTRKLFLQAKTIDTQTKDLEKEKEKSDLLLRNIFPDEIANRLKNEKSQISEYFSECSILFADIVGFTLLAARKTPKELAGLLDRFFSRLDELAERRGVEKIKTIGDAYMVAAGIPIPCEDHIQRIANLALDILEEVNTNEEFVREDLNIRIGIHSGPVVAGVIGRKKFIYDLWGDAVNLASRMESHGVPGKIHVTEEFYLAASPLFQLEKRGKVDIKGKGVVSTYFLVGELIKKEDRYEREDTELKYFPD; from the coding sequence ATGTTTCAGAATTATCTTCTTCGGTTTTTAGATCCCAACTTGGAAAAAGAGTTTAGATCCTTTCTCAGAGACCATGTCGCGGTATTCGTCAGAATCGGAGCGATATCGGCGGTGATCGGGTATATTGCTGTCTTTTTACTCTTTTACGATATTCTTCTCATTCGGGATCATCGGGTTCTTTGGATCCTGGAAGGAAGTGTGACTTTCGGGCTCGGACTTTCCCTTTCTACTTTGAAAAGATTCCGGTCGACTATGGTTCCTCTTTCCATCATAGTCAATACGATTGCCGGGTTAGTCGCTGTTTACGTCGGCTTTGCCTTCATTCGGAATCAACATGCGATCTTACTCACTATTCTAATCATCATCTCGTATTATGCGTTTTTGGTTCTGAGAATCCGAACTTTACTCGCGTTCATCGGAACTTCTACGTATCTGGCCGCGTATCAATATGTACTTCTCATGGACGAAAGTTTGGATTCCCAGAACAAGGTAATTTATAGTTTTCTAATATGGTTTTCCGAGTTTTTTGCGGTTATTGCAGGTTATACTTTGGAATTGACTACGCGCAAATTGTTTTTGCAGGCAAAAACGATCGACACACAGACAAAAGATTTGGAAAAGGAGAAGGAAAAATCGGATCTTCTTTTACGAAACATTTTTCCCGACGAGATCGCAAATCGATTGAAGAACGAAAAGTCCCAAATCTCCGAATATTTTTCCGAATGTTCTATTCTATTTGCGGATATCGTTGGTTTTACCCTTCTTGCGGCTCGTAAAACGCCGAAAGAACTCGCGGGACTGCTGGATCGTTTTTTTTCGAGACTTGACGAACTTGCGGAGCGTAGAGGGGTGGAAAAGATCAAAACAATTGGAGATGCGTATATGGTTGCAGCGGGAATTCCGATTCCCTGCGAGGATCATATTCAAAGAATTGCAAATCTCGCCTTAGATATATTAGAAGAAGTGAATACGAACGAGGAATTTGTTCGGGAAGATTTAAACATTCGAATTGGAATCCATTCCGGGCCAGTTGTTGCCGGAGTGATTGGAAGAAAAAAATTCATTTACGATCTTTGGGGAGATGCAGTCAATCTTGCTTCTCGTATGGAATCCCACGGCGTTCCGGGAAAGATTCACGTAACGGAAGAATTTTATCTTGCCGCTTCTCCTCTCTTTCAATTGGAAAAAAGAGGGAAGGTAGACATCAAGGGAAAGGGAGTTGTATCGACTTATTTTTTGGTGGGCGAGTTGATTAAAAAGGAAGATCGATATGAACGGGAAGATACTGAATTGAAGTACTTCCCTGACTGA
- a CDS encoding Rrf2 family transcriptional regulator: MTSRFTVAIHILSLLSLGEGKTKTSEELAESVNTNPVVIRKILSLLKNRGIVRNQMGPNGGYVLARTPSAINLKEIYEAIDEKIFQMHSKSPNKKCICGHAIQPILSKVYEKAQRVLEDELGSTNLDLIAREILSFSKK; encoded by the coding sequence ATGACGAGTCGATTTACAGTCGCCATCCATATTCTTTCCCTTCTTTCTCTTGGTGAAGGTAAGACGAAAACTTCCGAAGAACTTGCAGAAAGCGTAAATACAAATCCTGTTGTGATCCGTAAAATTTTATCTCTCCTTAAAAACCGTGGAATCGTACGTAATCAAATGGGACCGAATGGAGGCTATGTTCTTGCAAGAACTCCTTCGGCCATTAACCTAAAGGAAATCTACGAGGCCATAGACGAAAAAATTTTCCAAATGCACTCTAAATCCCCGAATAAGAAGTGTATTTGTGGCCACGCGATCCAACCGATCCTTTCCAAGGTTTATGAAAAAGCCCAGAGAGTTTTGGAAGACGAACTTGGTTCCACAAATTTGGATTTGATCGCTCGAGAAATTCTCAGCTTTTCCAAAAAATAA
- a CDS encoding acetyl-CoA carboxylase biotin carboxylase subunit: MISKLLIANRGEIAVRVIQTCKRLGIKTVAVYSDADRDSPHVKLANESVYVGEPSPTSSYLNISNIIEAIRKTKAEAVHPGYGFLSEKSEFAKALQKENVLFLGPTPESMELMGDKINSRIKMEASGVPVVPGYNGQDQNPDVLQKEAERIGYPLMIKATAGGGGKGMKRVYKPEEFLTSLESAQREAQKAFGDGTIFIEKYIETPRHIEVQIFGDKHGNVMHLFERECSIQRRHQKVIEESPAPNLSPAMRDEICQVAVKAAQSIDYVGAGTVEFILGKDGKFYFLEMNTRLQVEHPVTEYITGQDLVEWQIRVAEGKKLSDLTGGKEITRNGHAIEARIYAEDPENNFLPSTGILEYLEFPDREFLRVDTGVETGSEITVYYDPMIAKMIAWGKTREECAARLKESIDSTVIFGPVANTFYLSGILSHEEFKKGHIHTHFLEEQTILFAPEREIQADAFSFAAAALSEKKRSQGIWEAVGPGGFW; this comes from the coding sequence TTGATCTCTAAACTACTGATTGCGAATCGTGGAGAAATTGCGGTTCGTGTGATCCAAACCTGTAAAAGACTGGGAATCAAAACTGTCGCAGTTTACTCGGATGCGGATAGGGATTCTCCTCATGTGAAACTTGCAAACGAATCCGTTTATGTGGGGGAACCGAGTCCCACTTCTTCTTATTTAAATATTTCTAATATCATCGAGGCGATCCGTAAAACGAAAGCGGAGGCCGTACATCCCGGATACGGATTTTTATCCGAAAAAAGCGAATTTGCAAAAGCATTACAAAAAGAGAATGTGCTATTTTTAGGCCCGACTCCGGAATCGATGGAACTTATGGGAGATAAGATCAATTCCCGAATCAAGATGGAGGCTTCTGGAGTTCCGGTTGTTCCGGGTTATAACGGACAAGATCAAAATCCTGACGTTCTTCAAAAGGAAGCCGAAAGAATTGGGTATCCTCTGATGATTAAGGCAACCGCGGGAGGAGGGGGTAAGGGAATGAAACGGGTCTACAAACCGGAGGAATTCCTCACCTCGCTCGAATCTGCACAAAGGGAAGCACAAAAAGCTTTCGGAGACGGAACGATCTTTATCGAAAAGTATATCGAGACGCCAAGACATATTGAAGTACAGATTTTCGGAGACAAACATGGAAACGTTATGCATCTTTTCGAACGAGAATGTTCGATTCAAAGAAGACATCAAAAGGTGATCGAAGAATCTCCGGCTCCGAACTTATCTCCCGCAATGCGGGATGAAATTTGTCAAGTAGCTGTCAAAGCGGCGCAATCTATCGATTATGTGGGAGCAGGAACCGTAGAGTTCATTTTGGGAAAGGACGGAAAGTTTTATTTCTTGGAGATGAACACAAGACTTCAGGTGGAACATCCGGTCACGGAGTATATCACCGGACAGGACTTGGTAGAATGGCAGATTCGAGTTGCGGAAGGAAAAAAACTTTCCGATCTTACCGGCGGAAAAGAAATCACTCGGAACGGACACGCAATTGAGGCCCGCATCTATGCCGAAGATCCCGAAAATAATTTTTTACCTTCCACGGGAATATTAGAATATCTTGAATTTCCGGATCGCGAATTTCTTCGAGTGGATACGGGAGTGGAAACCGGATCGGAGATCACGGTCTACTACGATCCTATGATTGCAAAGATGATCGCTTGGGGAAAAACCAGGGAAGAATGTGCGGCCCGCCTAAAAGAATCCATCGATTCCACGGTAATCTTTGGACCCGTTGCGAACACGTTTTATTTATCCGGAATTCTTTCCCATGAGGAATTTAAAAAAGGACATATTCATACGCATTTTCTGGAAGAACAAACGATTCTTTTCGCTCCCGAAAGGGAAATACAAGCCGATGCGTTTTCTTTTGCGGCTGCTGCACTTTCCGAAAAGAAAAGATCCCAGGGAATTTGGGAAGCGGTCGGCCCGGGAGGCTTTTGGTGA
- a CDS encoding LIC11274 family protein codes for MKRLILILIAISIFPVSVSGEAVSSKAYKKRVELLLYLRTIEPIVRNYKGDVPGGQSQQGTTAAANNQQAGADGDRVKKYKELKRLYQEGLQYFFENNHVNAYRRFLEAQLGTEMLLEELSQYYVERTEEILKAAIEKKNPNNPEDRNLVDIAIEWSKHSFIVKDMTANREAPLTRRMYNPRDFHYVTNKYAIEKNMEMGYRFLGLAKETRNNALKIEKHLEKHQKLQPNHRKHRIEHYIAAIQLCRDAKANAINIFKLKYPYDNYYLFKSDAKTEAIKDDEGKAGPSEPVSLQGVTYDFSQNPTLEYDHRMSPVFDRRIPEEYRKDAVDVLEKVFDDEVKNRIFLKWDQEKRKQLLGDKAPPK; via the coding sequence ATGAAAAGACTGATTCTCATATTAATTGCGATCTCCATTTTTCCCGTTTCCGTATCGGGAGAGGCCGTATCCAGCAAGGCTTATAAAAAAAGAGTAGAATTACTCTTGTATCTCCGAACCATTGAACCGATTGTTCGGAACTACAAAGGAGACGTTCCGGGAGGACAGAGTCAACAGGGGACGACTGCTGCCGCTAACAACCAGCAGGCTGGAGCTGACGGGGATCGAGTCAAAAAGTATAAGGAACTCAAGAGACTTTATCAAGAAGGACTTCAATACTTTTTCGAAAACAATCACGTAAATGCGTATAGAAGATTTTTAGAGGCTCAACTCGGAACTGAGATGCTTCTGGAAGAACTTTCCCAATATTACGTGGAAAGAACGGAAGAAATCCTAAAAGCCGCGATCGAAAAAAAGAATCCGAATAATCCGGAAGACAGAAATTTAGTCGATATTGCAATCGAATGGAGTAAACATTCTTTCATCGTTAAGGATATGACTGCGAACCGAGAAGCGCCTCTCACGAGAAGGATGTACAATCCGAGAGATTTTCACTATGTAACTAACAAATACGCGATCGAAAAGAATATGGAAATGGGTTACAGATTTTTGGGACTTGCCAAAGAAACCCGCAATAATGCGCTCAAAATCGAAAAACATCTTGAGAAACATCAAAAACTTCAGCCAAATCATAGAAAACATAGAATTGAACACTATATTGCGGCAATCCAACTTTGCAGAGACGCAAAAGCGAACGCGATCAATATTTTTAAATTGAAGTATCCATACGATAACTATTATCTTTTTAAAAGCGACGCAAAAACCGAAGCGATCAAAGACGACGAGGGAAAAGCGGGACCTTCCGAACCGGTTTCTTTGCAGGGAGTTACCTACGACTTTTCTCAGAATCCTACTTTGGAATACGATCATAGAATGAGTCCTGTATTCGATAGAAGAATTCCGGAAGAATATCGTAAAGACGCCGTAGACGTTTTGGAAAAAGTTTTTGATGATGAAGTCAAAAATAGAATCTTCTTAAAGTGGGATCAGGAAAAACGGAAGCAGTTGCTCGGAGATAAGGCGCCGCCTAAATAA
- a CDS encoding NAD(P)H-dependent flavin oxidoreductase yields MKLNTKITEMLGIDLPIIGAPMFLVSYPDLVVAVSEAGGIGCFPSLNYRSPEQLKDGLQEIRSRTKKPIGVNLILHKSHNPNWSKQLEVILDAKVELLITSLGSPRTVVNEAKSIGSKVFCDVTTLKHANIVAKAGADALIAVAQGAGGHAGNISPFSLYPYLKKETGLPLIAAGAISSGAQMLAAFALDADAVYVGTRLIATPEAMASEDYKRMLIESGPEEIVYTEKISGIPANWLKKSVEKAGDLSHSGQSQNLDQEYKRWRDIWSAGHGVAQIKDLIPAKELVLGMAKEYQDILNRLPR; encoded by the coding sequence ATGAAATTGAACACTAAAATAACGGAGATGTTAGGAATCGATTTACCGATTATCGGAGCACCTATGTTTTTAGTCTCCTACCCGGATTTGGTTGTGGCGGTATCCGAAGCAGGTGGGATCGGTTGTTTCCCTTCTCTCAATTATCGTTCTCCGGAGCAACTTAAAGACGGCCTTCAGGAGATCCGTTCTAGAACGAAAAAACCGATCGGCGTAAACTTGATTCTCCATAAGTCGCATAATCCAAATTGGTCCAAACAATTGGAAGTGATTTTGGACGCAAAGGTGGAACTTTTAATAACAAGTTTAGGAAGTCCGCGTACGGTAGTCAACGAAGCCAAAAGCATCGGCTCAAAAGTATTCTGCGATGTGACTACGCTCAAACATGCCAATATTGTTGCGAAGGCGGGGGCCGATGCGTTGATCGCAGTTGCACAAGGGGCTGGTGGTCACGCTGGAAATATTTCTCCTTTCAGCCTTTATCCTTATCTCAAAAAAGAAACTGGCCTTCCTCTGATTGCAGCAGGCGCTATTTCAAGCGGGGCTCAGATGCTTGCCGCTTTTGCGTTAGACGCCGACGCTGTTTATGTAGGGACGAGATTGATTGCCACTCCGGAAGCCATGGCTTCCGAAGATTATAAGCGAATGCTCATCGAATCTGGTCCGGAAGAAATTGTGTATACCGAAAAAATTTCAGGAATTCCAGCCAACTGGCTCAAGAAATCCGTGGAGAAGGCGGGTGATCTTTCACATAGTGGACAGTCTCAAAATTTAGATCAGGAATATAAACGTTGGAGGGATATTTGGTCTGCCGGGCACGGAGTCGCTCAGATCAAAGATTTAATTCCTGCTAAGGAATTGGTTTTGGGAATGGCAAAAGAATATCAAGATATTCTAAATCGACTACCTCGTTGA
- a CDS encoding putative quinol monooxygenase, translated as MVVIVSSYKVLDEKIEEFKKISYDMAKESLDTEEGILRLDVLQGDGDPGRFLFMEVYKNEAARKKHLETPQFISWRRAVPEWFSQGSTSIQYLPVHIDLPF; from the coding sequence ATGGTCGTGATCGTATCCTCTTATAAAGTTTTAGACGAAAAGATTGAAGAGTTCAAAAAAATCAGTTATGATATGGCAAAAGAATCCCTTGATACGGAAGAAGGGATCCTCAGGCTTGACGTACTTCAAGGCGATGGAGATCCGGGAAGATTTTTATTTATGGAAGTATATAAGAACGAGGCGGCGAGAAAGAAACATCTCGAAACTCCCCAGTTTATCTCTTGGAGAAGGGCTGTTCCGGAATGGTTCAGTCAGGGAAGTACTTCAATTCAGTATCTTCCCGTTCATATCGATCTTCCTTTTTAA